The Cutaneotrichosporon cavernicola HIS019 DNA, chromosome: 5 DNA segment TTGGATGGTCTGGAGTCAACTGGCTCAGGCGGGTCGCGGGCCGAATCCTCGCAGCTGTACGACAAGGCAAGGATGTGGGGAGGTTAAGCAACTCACACAACGGTATCGACCCACACGCCGGCACCGAGTTGCGCCGGCCCGGCATGTGGCTTATCGACCATCTTTTCCAGTCTGCGGGCTACTTGTTCACTTGCGTCAGCTGGACATGAAAGTAGAACTGAACACCAAGGCAGGAACGTTGGACGTTCCGCTCCACTCTACTCACTAGTCACGGATATCTCGGTCCACTTCTGCAATGTCCTCGCGCACGCGGACGATCGCAGGCATGAGCGAGTTCTGTATTTGTGCGGTATATgttgccgagctcatcgCCGCGTCTAGCTACAGGAAGGTCAAGGATGGTGGAGGGTAGCCGGATCCACCCaattgccacccaacctcTGGCCCGTCGCCACACACCACAACGCCGCAATCCCCGTCATCCCTCCgtcccccccccccatCCCTCACCAACCACGGCATTCATCTCACCCCAGCACCCACCCCAACCAACAATGCCAGTCAAGCAGCTCGAAGCACCGTACCCcgtcatcgacgtcgacccCCACTTCCGGCGCGTGGTCGGGTACATGCGCCCCAacgacttcctcctctgggGCGGCGTTACTGCGTCGGGCCCAATCCTCATTCGGCTCTGGGAGCGCATGGACCCGACAAAGTCGACGCATGGGATTCGGCACGCGGCACGCTTTGCCGGGTGCATGGGGTTCGCGGCGGGATTCATGCTGGCGTACCAGAACTCTTCTTGTGAGTCGCGCACGAACGAGCATAGCGAGTGGGCGGGTGGCGGGTGTGAGGGGGGGCTTCAGAGGTGGTAGGAGGAGAACAAGGTGGTCAATTGAGCGAGGTAGAGGCAAGGAAGCAATGGGAGGCACAGAAGTGGAGATCGGATGCAACTGGAACCCCGGAGGGCCCAGGTGGACTGTCTGTGGCGAGCGGACCTCCTTGTCCACAAGCCGCCTATGCGCGACGTGATGAACGGAGAGAGGCGGCACGAGGAGCGACCGGCTATGACTCGCACCTGTGTGGGCCCACTCCCTACCACTCTCACAGCTCTAACCCCGCCAACACACTCTACCTCCTCCACAACTCGCTCATCTCGCTCCActggccgccgccctgCTCGCTCCCTCGTTTCACGCGCTCGTTCGCtcgctaaccccagtccgcttcctcggcctcaaggAGAACAAGCGCGAGCAGGAGATGGACTTTGAGGAGCTCTCGGCACTGGCCAAGGCCGGCAAGCCGCTCTACGGAGAGACCGACCTCTCGCCTTACCTCCAGGGCATGGCTGCGCGTAACTCGACGTACTCGCAGTTCAAGCTGCAGACGATTCCTTGGTGAGTCGCTTGGAACAAGGGGCCAAGTGCGGCCAGTGGCTGTGGCTTGAGCTCTACAACACATGTAACCTGCTCTTGTTCGCTCCATGGTCCACCTTTGTCTGCTTCACTCTCAGTCCCAGACCAGCCGCTGATCCCAGGttcaacctcgtcaaccaCAACGACCACGGCGTCGACACGTCCAAGTACTACAACTCCAAGTAGCTCGCTGGCAAGAACTAGACCCATAGGGAATGTATAACATGCatgacggcgagcgcggcagcATTAAGACGAGGCAGCAGATGAAGAGTACACACATGCATGACCGACATAGGAGCGGAAGGGAACTCTACGCGACGGCATCAGCGTCCTCTACCTCGGGTGGTGGCGGAACGGCATTCTTGTCTACCGCATCGGTGCGGCAAGTCGGGCACGAGTTGCGGCCAGACGTCAGCCACTGGTCCACACACGGCATGTGGAACGCGTGCCGGCACTTGAGCACACGACAaacgtcgtcgtcctcgtagTCGCAAAGGCAcacctggggtcagctgtGTCTGGCTATTAGCTCACCATACACCTCTCGGTGCTcgcgtcgagcacctcgccatcctgGACGGCCTGGGTGAGCGtgtcggccttgatgaCCTTGAGACCCGAAGCTTCGATCTCCTCTTGCGTGACAGTCGGCGGCTTCGCAGGGCCAAGGAGCTCCGATAGTAGCTGCAAGTCCTCAGCAGTAAGTGGGCCACCGGACACTAATGACGGGATGGACAGAACAGGGTGGGAGCGCGGATAGTTGCCACCAATAACGTAGATGAGGTAGGTGTTGAGCGGAGGTGAAGCTCTCGGCTCGCGGCGGGAAGCAccaaggcgctcaagtACCCTCGAGCGCAGACTGCGGCGGGGTCGGTCAACGTCGCccgacgagcttgcggcGGCAGCACTTGCCAGCTcctgctcgaggtcgcggtcaAAGTCGTGGTCGTCCTCAGGCAGCGAATGCGCTTCGGCCACgggcgacgtcgcggaTGACGAGTCGGTAGCAGTCGTGCCAGCAGCGGCATCCTCCGGCACCTGGCCGTCCATGAACGGGAACGACGGGTGCGCAACGAGATCCTCCGTCGTCATGTTGGGGCTGTGAGCAATGGAGCGCACACCCACGAAGATGGACGGAACgatcgcctcctcctgctcctcacTGAGGTTGGGCGTCGCAACCGAACCATCAACATGGACCGTGGGGAACAGGTGTGCGCGGAAGAAGTTGAGACGTCGTGGTGTGCCGTCCGCCCCGCCACTCACGCCCAGGCGCCGGACGGTGCCGGGTAAGTTCTGCCCACGCTGGCGGTGGAACGTGGGAATTGTGGGTGAAACGGGCTGTGTGGTTGCCGTAGAGATTGATGCAGGAGCAGTCGTAGTCGGAGTCGCCTCGGTGTCCAAGTCGGTTGCGGACGACGGCCCTGACGAGGCCTCTTCAACGGTGGACGGAGGGATAGCAGCTGCAGGTACCtcagcgtcctcgtcaacatcctcctcgtcgtcgccagctGCGTCAGGGACAGCATACGCCCGAACAGCGTCAATGAGATCCTCCTGCAGCATGTGAAGGAAGTCCTGGAATTCGGCTGGTACGTTTGCTGCGTTCGGCGTGTCCCCAGCCACAGCCTCTGCAAAGCGTCGGTTGTCTCGCAGCACGGTGCGGAGATACTCGCCGAGTGCAGCTTCGACGCTCTGGTGGTTGCGGCTGTTGCGCTGCGGACGGAGTCGCTCGATAATCGTCTGCATGGCAGTCTGCGCGGTCGAGCGGGACGGCTGGGTCGACAGGCTCTCCGGCGATAGAAGAGTGGtagcggtggcggcggcggcaacgcTGTTCATCAGTATTGCACAGGGAAGTAGACTCACGTCAAGAGATTCCCGATCATACGAGCTTGCTGATCGAGGCTCGTCAAGTCAACCTGTGGGTTTGGCCCGCCGGTCTCGTCCAGGTTTGCGTGTGTCTGGGCCAGGCCTTGGATAACGAGTACCGCGCCCACCGGTATCCTTCCTTCATCTTCGGGAGGTGGAGATGCCTCGTTTGCGGGTGTGTGCGGCTGCGGACTGCTGGAGGACGggatggaggtggagggaggggaaCGTTCTGGGGCTGCAAATCCCATGATGGCGCTGAGACGATGCGATAATGTGCGGGCTGGGATGGTTGCGGCTGGCGGTGCGAccgagctcgtgctcgcAGCGGTGCTGACGGCGGGACTGTCGCGCCGGCGGAAGCGCGACATCAACCCCGACTGCGGTGTCCAATCGGGTCCCAGGCCGTCACGTATTGTCGACACGGACCGCAATCTATCGGACAGCATCTCATCGGTCGCGGGTGACGCCGGTGTGTCTGGTGATGCGGGCGTGCTAATGCCGCTGCTGGGCATTGTTCTTGGGAACGGGACCGAGGGGTTCGCAGGTAGGCGTGACGGCCCGGCAACCGGTTCGGACATGTGGTCGTCGCCAtcctgctcgtcgtcaccgtcTACCCGCCTGCGCTTGGGCCCTGGTGAGTTGAGGCTGTTCTGTGCCGAATTGgagcgctcgcgcttgctCGCATTCTGGTTCTCCTggtcgcggcggaggaaggtggataTGCGGCGACGGAGAGTGGGTCGGCGGTCCTCCTCTGGCTGGCGCGCGTGGTGACTCTGGTTGGCTCCCATAGCAGGAGACGATAAAGCGAAGGTGTTGCGCGGGTGGGCGCGCAGCCTCTAGTGTACGAGGCGGGCGCGGTTAGCGCAGAGGGGGAGTGGGCGTTGAAAGGATGTGGTGGTTGTATATATCAAGGAAGGCGGGCTGTGCAAAGAGAGAAGAGGTCAAAAGTGGGGTCAAGTGCGATCCGCAAGGTGGCGCTTGTTGGTCTAAACGCCGCTGGTAGTTTGTAGTTGCCACCGACCTGCGGGCTCTGCTTGGGCGTTTGAGTTTAATAGGGGTGGGTggagcgtgcgcgaggtTGGAGTAATGATACAATAATTGAGTATGCGATTGTGCTGTGCAAAGTGTGAATGTTTGAGATGGAATACAACGCGAGTTTGAGTTTGGTTGATGTTGAGGAGCAATGCTGTGATGATTTGTAGATCGTAGATCAGAGAGTGTAAGACTATGTATGGTGTGGAATAGAGAACAAGGCTAAGAGGGGTCGAATGGGGTGGCTGACTGATTCGAACCATCCTACATCCTCCCTGGATGGCATAAGATtagagtggggcaggaACGGTCAACGACCGGTTCCCTTGCCAACCTTTCTGTTGTTCCATGCAACCTTCCTCCGACTCCTTGACACAGCGCCTCAATCCTTTGCATACTTCCAAGTCGATATGTACTTTGTCCTATCATACAATACAGTCAACACTCACAAgccaccatcaccacctGTGATCACCCAGACGACCATTCCAATGACCTTGTAACGCTGTGGCGCTGTGGCGGTGGCAGTGACGGTCTCGATGCCTCATTAGACAACTAGGACCAGATACTGGTACGGAATACATACCTACTTGTAGTCGGGTTGCGGTGACGATTGTTTCTCGCTGTCAGCTTTTAGGCTGCACTGCATCATGCATCATTCAGCTTGCTTTTATCCAGAATCGCCACTATTGTGTTTTAGCTGACTTGCTCTTCTACCGTTCTACCGACTGACCGTCTGACCGTCTGCCACATTCCATGATCGGCACAATGGGCACAATTACACAATTACGCAAGCTGACGTGGCTCAAACCAAATGCCACGCGAAACAAGGCGGAGATCGTGGAGACCCCGCTCCCTCCCTTACCTTGACTTCCCCTACCCGTCCTATGCCTGCAGATACCGCCGGCATCCGTGTTATCGGCCAGCCCCGTCGTTGTCCAGAAGCTAATACATGGTGGGCATGACAGTGTCGACCTCGTACACTGTGCAGCTGCTCAATTCAACTACTTGAATCGCAGAGCATTCTTACGTTACACCCTCACCCACTTCAGAGGCTGAGCTCTCACTCCCTCGTCCGCACTCATCTGCGATGACGACAAACCCCTCGATCCTAATCAAGAATGGCACGGTCGTAaacggcgaggaaggcgcgcAGCCGTACGCCGCAgacatcctcgtcgtcgacggtgTCATTGACAAAATTGGAGTGCCGGGGTTCATTaccgccgacgccaaggtcaTTGACGCGACGGGGCTGTACGTTTCTCCTGGCTTTATCGACATGCACGCCCACTCGGACCTCTACCTGCTCTCGCATCCAGTCCATGCTCCCAAAATCACACAGGGAGTGACTGTGAGTCCTCCCACTCGTGCTCCGATGGATTGATACCAGACCGAGGTGGTCGGACAGGACGGCATTTCCTACGCACCGGTGCAAACCACCGAGCAGATGGACGCGATCCGTGCCCAGATTGCGGGGTGGAACGGTAACCCAAGTGACGAGGAGTGTGCAACTACCCTCAAAGGAGTGGGTATGTTTGCGTGGCGTACCCTCGGCGAGTATCTCGACACGCTGGACCGGAACCGGACGGCCACAAACGTCGCGATGCTGGTCCCGCAAGGCAACCTCCGCCTGTTGGCAGTGGGACTgtacgacgacgtcgcAACCCCAGAACAGATCGCGGAACAGATTCGCCTCTTGAAGGCAGCGATGGCGGACGGCGCCGTCGGCATGTCGAGCGGCCTGACATACACGCCTGGGATGTATGCGAGCACAagcgagcttggcgcgtTGTGTCGCGCTCTGGCGGAATATCCCGGAGCTTACTATGCCCCTCACCACCGAAGCTATGGTGCTAAAGCGATCGAGGCGTACGCAGAGATGATCGGTCTCGGAGAGGAGACGGGGTGTCCTGTACACCTGACGCACGCGACCCTCAACTTTGCCGAGAACAAGGGACGGGCGCCCGAGCTACTCGCCATGGTCGACACCGCTCGCAAAAGCGCCGATATCACTCTTGACACATACCCCTACCTGCCGGGATGTACAACTCTGGCGGCACTCCTcccgagctgggcgagcgcTGGTGGGCCAGTCGAAACACTCAAAcgtctcgaggacgccgtgACGCGTGAGAAGATCCGGATTGCGGTCGAGGTGACCGGCTGCGATGGGGGACATGGCATCCCAACGAACTGGGATGAGATCGAGGTGGGTCTCCATAATCTCAAGCTGATACAGATTGGTTCGACGATTCATCCCGATTTGGACGGATGGGCCGGCCGGCGTgtgggcgaggtggcgggCAGTTTGGTTCGCGCGCCGATCGAGATCTTCTTTGAGATCCTGCGAAAAGATAAACTCGCAACTTCATGTCTCATGCACATTGGCAACGAGGAGAACGTCCAGGCCATCATGCAGCACCCGGTGCATATGGGCGGCTCAGATGCCATCCTCCACGGAAAGAGCCTGCACCCGCGCGCGTGGGGCACGTTTCCGAGGTATCTGGGTCACTATAGTCGCGATCTTGGCTTAATCCCCCTTCCCGAGATGGTGGCGCACCTCACCTCGCGACCCGCCAAGCGGCTAGGCGTGTTCCCCTCCCGCGGAGTCGTGAGGGAGGGCAGTGCGGCcgatctcgtcctcttcgaTCCGGCCGTTGTGAAAGACATGTCGACACACGCCGAGCCGTGTCTCCCTGCGATCGGGGTGCAATACGTGTTCGTCAACGGCGTGTGTGCTCTCGCAGAAGGCAAGCCAACCGGTGCGAGGGCGGGACATaccctccgccgccgcgctgaTGGGACGGTTACTCCCCGTGGAGTGTAGAACAGCATGTAGGATGCATCGATAAGAATAAGAGTGGGCGCTAGTGGGGGAGATAACGCCATCGGACATGTCCGTGCGATAGTGTTGCGGATCCGAGATGGCGGGTCTGAGGGTAGTTGAGGGTATCCGTGCCTCGGTTAGCACGGAAGGAAGTTTGGTCTGTCCGTGCGGTTACGAGGAGAGGATCGGGTATAAAGATCAGTCGTCCCACGTCTACGTCTAGTATTGATGCAGATGAATACAAGATACATTACCCCGACGCCCGTACGCCTGACGTCCGCTACAAATATAGGTATCCTCGTATCCTCCTCCCTGAGGAATACGTGCTTACCTCTAGCACATCGGATATCATCGACGCACAGAGACTGACCGTGCGTTGACgggccgacgtcgtcttctTGACATCTCACCGCGGTTCTCAACGGCCGGTTCTCAAAACTTGAGAAGTGAGGAGGAATGAGTGAGGGTGTGTGCTTCCGCATGTCTCAAAACTCAAAACGGGCTAACATTTCATCATTTCATTAGTTTTTGGCAAGAAGCAAGCACACGTGCAAAGTTCCCTCATCCTTCATTGCTCATTGCTCATTGCTTGTTATCCAATTGTGCCAAGTTGACAAGTCAACAAGTTGACGGGCTTTATGGCTCCACTTTGCCTAGAGCGCGTGCCTTATCTTTGTTATGTTCCCTATCCTCCTGTGTCTGGACCAAAGAGAAATATCAGAGTTGGACCACACGGCCACACGGTCAAAAGGATTAAGGGAGGTGCCTGAATGTATATTTCATCCCCGCCAATACCTATTACAGATTACTAgggcgcgagggcgacgccTTTTTGAACCCTCCCCCCTATCTGTCAAGGTACAAACGATATCCCCGAGTCACTTGGCTGTACTGCCACTAGTCGCTCATCTCTAATCACTCATCACTCTACTTGAATCAActccttcctcatctctcatctcttGGCCAAGATCCACAAAACGccccctcccatcccccgCCCCCCCATGCGCCCTTCATAGGCCATGTCAGCGACTCAGTCGCCGCCATCTTCCCTACAACACATGCAATCCTCACACTCACCTTcacacccacacccgctcccacacccacacccacactcacactcacactcgcCCTCACACTCGCACTTGCACTCGCattccctctccctctcaaCTTCCCCTTCCACATCATATCAACCAAATGTCTCATCTCCTCTCATCCAGCCATCGGCATCGGGCTCGCCCACAGAGTCTCGCCGCTCTCCACGCGCTCTGCGACGCTCTCCACTCGTCAACACAGGCCACATCTCCCTACCGCCAGCCATTCTCGCACAACACCTGAGCGTACAGCTGCAAAAGGCTCAGGTTGGACGCAAACTTTCAAAGAGCGCCCCGACATCTCCTATGAGCAGACCGGTGCGCGACATGTCCCATGGCCTCTCGCCAATGTCGACAATAACTCCCATCGACCTCAACACCGCCAATGGTGGTAGCCCCGTAGCCTCCTCCCCACAACTGAAAGCACAAGTTCGGGCTAACGGAGCCTACAACGGCAACACGGCCCGCTCCCCTGCTGCAGTGCAACACCCGACCCTCCAGCCGGCCGCTCACATCGAGTCACGCTCACCATCACAGTCGCCCCGGACCTTGCAAAGGCTATCGCCCGAGGCGTCCCTCAAGCCACTCTCCCAACTTGCCGCAACCAACCCCGCCCTAAGCGCCAATCCCCGAACGAAGGCTCCTCAGCGGGGCGCAACGATCCCTCCAGTGCAACAACGTCCCACGCCCTCGTACTATAATTTGCCAAATACCGGATCGTCATCTGGGGCGTCCTCTGGTTCTTCTCGAACCGTACGTGCAGGCGCTCGGAAGCGCGCAGGCTCCAACCCGCGCCCTCCAtcgtcaacgtcatccGAAGATACGGAAACAGATGGGGATTCGGACTCGACGTTGATGCCTGGCCGCATGCGGCACCAGCACTCCAAGTCGCAGCCCGACCTCACGGCTCTGCGGTCGCGTCTCGCGGAGAGCTGGGCGAACCAGCAGCAGGAAGAACGGCGGTtgcgcgaggaggcccAGGCCCATTCGCTTCTGAGCCGGCGGCGGAGTCACGGCCGCAACACACCGCCGATTCGTCCCATCCCGCTCGCTGCCGCACATCCGCACGCCCATTCGCATCGCCAGTCGTCGACAGGATTTGCGAGCGCGTTGCCCCAGAGCGCACTGGGGCTGCGCCATTCGCCGCGAGCGAGCACCGTGGCGCTCTCACAGTTGACGCCGATatcgagctcgccgcggACCGAGTCGAGCGCAGATGACTCGCCATGGAGTCTGCGCGGCATCACCCTCCCTCACGGCGGTATGACCGGGTccgaggacgcggacgacgaTCTCGAATCGACCGACTCACCGTCGTCAGGCTCGCTCTCGTTCTCGCCTAAActgcgccggcggcaacgCCAAAACGACAAGCGGGCTGGCTCTGGGTCATCGGGTGGGCCTGGACCTGTCCTGGGCCTTTTCCTGGAGCCAAACTCAGCCGACGAGCGAGGTTTGCAgagcctcgtcgacctgaGGCCAGAGAGcatcgaggcgcgcctgcgtcgctcctcgctcctcaACTTCCGGCTGCTAGCGGTCGTGCCGGCGCTGTGGGGGATCAGTGTGCTAACGCACGCGCTGATCACTGGCGCGCTGTGGCACGACGTGTGGCCGTGGGGCGTCGACATGTCGCGCGAGTCAGTTGAGAGACTCGTGCAGGGTCTGCACGTGTATGAGGGCATCGAACGACCAGTCCATCGCGGCGACATGGCACTAGCAATTGCATGGGTGAGTCCTGCGCTGAGTCCTGCGCTGGCTCTGCTGACTCCAGGCTGTGGTTACGGCGCACTTTTGCTTCTGCCTGACGACGGGATTGACCCACCGCTGGCGCTCATACTACTCTCTCCCATCGACGGTCACCCGCCTCGTCTCCCTCCAATGTCTCTGCTGGCCCGCGACCTACACGACATTATGGGTACTtggccctcgccgcccgctGCTCGCATGGGTAGTCATCGGCGTAACGACAGGCTGGAGCCGGACAGTCCAGATGTGGGTAACCTCCAACGTcgtggtcgacgacgacgggggCGACGTTACCCCcggccctcggcgctctcCGCCCCTCcgtccaccaccacctccatcACACGTGACCGGCTGGCGCAAGTTTACGTACGGCCGCCGATGGGACTGGGACGCGGTCGCGCGTGAGGTGGGATGGAAAGTCGGCGCGCTACTCCTCGTTACGTGTGCGTGGCTCTTCTGGAGAGTTGACGGAATCCCGACCTTCGGGAATGTGTAGGGTAGATGGGAATCTACCACATCGAAGGGAGTAGACCTTGTATGCAATAGTTTTCTGGCAACGGCGAACGTAGGCGTGCTGATTGGCTCATCGAGTAACTCACGATAGGAAAGCGTAAGTACGCCCACGTCCACAGAGGTGGTAACGTTACGTTCTATCTTAccccgcccctcctcgcaTCATGTTGCCCCCACTCGTAGCGTGCTCCGTGTCGTTTAGCAAGTCAGGCTCGGTGACGGCAATGGACCGCCAGACATATGATGGCTAATGGCTGTTGGCCGATGTGGTAATGTATGTGACTCAGAGGCATCACACCATTGTCCAAGGTTACCATCAAACCTTTGCCCATCACTGATTGCTCCCAAGCCGCAGTGCTCTTACAAATTGTGGCTGCGTGTGTTGCGAAACATAGAACACATAAATCTCGCACTCCGGGGAGCAGCACCTCGCTACACCGAATGTCATTCACGGTGAGAGCAATCGGTTGTGTTTTTTCTGCTAACAAGGGAGATCACCGACATAAACAAGTGCACAATTGCATTCCGCATCAGTTAACAGTTGCGGCCTTTGTCCTCCATCACCACGATGGTATATATTCtctctcgtcgtccatcgaccctccctccccaccccaacaCCTATCATATCGACACCATCTACACTCAACATATCCAACGACGACAGCATGGCCCCAACTAAGCCAACCAAGTCCTCCCCAACcggcaaggccaagtcgAGCGCAAATGAGCGGAGCtggacctcggcctcgaacACAGTCACCGCCCGGCCAAAgccacgcccacgcctgGTCATCAACACTGCACTTGCCCAGACGTGGTCTGTCGACGacacgccgcccgcgccgacaCAGACACATATGCCGATCAACATCAACCTCCCTCGAGTCAACAATGTGGCCACTGGTGCGCAacgcgccgcgcccacATCTCCCGCGCCTCCGGGCACGCCGACCGCTGCATTGGCGGCCCTCCGCCTACGTGAGGAGCCGACCAAGTAGTATCCCGTTGTAGTGTACGTCGAGTTCGAGGGGTGAATAATGGATTATGGTGTGCTTCGGAGCTCCGAGTTGTGTGTATTCAATCAACGCTTCATTATCGTCGCATTAGCAAGAATCAGCAAGGTGAGCCGCACTCGATGGGGTCGATACGCTCCAGAAGCAATACAAATacatggaggaggatgcggtCTACTTCTTCTCATCCCCCTTGGGCCCCTCTCTCGCTActccaccctccccaccctccccaccctccccaccctctccccccttcccctcctcaGCCTTATCCACAAGgtcccacccctcccccctccaaAGAGCTATCCGCCACAACGCCACCACGAGCGGAACACCGCCTCCCCGCCCTTTATCAATCTTGGGAATCTGCACGGCGACAAGCGgtgcctcctcctcctccctatgcgcctcgacctcggccgtAGGGGTCGTAACATGACCCCCAGCAGCCTCGGCACAGCGCCGTGTAAACACCCTCTGAGCAGAGAGAACGTCCTCCACCAACGCGCCGCAACGCGGATCAGCGCCGAGCAGAGCATGTAGTGGAAAGAAGGGCACATCTCCACCGGCCTCGGGATCGTAGTTTCGTGCCCCTTCGCGCCGCAGCATTGGCACCTTTGGattctcgcgctcctcggccgtgaGTTTGCTCTTGGCTCCGAACCGCACGTCCATCACTGCGATAGCTCCGCGCGGCGCTGCACCACGCTTGACaccctccatctcggccttggAGAGCGGCCGCAATACTTTACACGACTCGAGACATTCTCCTCTGGCAGGAGGCTTAGCGGATCCAATACGAGCGTGGAGGAGTTCGAGTTCCTGTGCGActcggaggacgagctcggccccAACTTGCTCCATAATGTTATCCGCGACCTTTGGAGGTCCCTTTGTAAGGCTTGCGAGCTCGCGTTTACTGTTGACAATaccggcgacgaggtcgggcTTGAGTGCGACCCATGCGCCGTGTCCcggtcgccgaggaacgTAGCGCGGGTGCTGCAGTCCATCAGGCGCAGCGAGGATACGTGGTGTCCCCGACTTGTCACGGACCAGAATCGGGGCGAGTTTCATCATATATGCCGTGTGCAGGCGACCGTGGGTAGCTGCACATCGGCGTAACGGCGTGTTCTGCATCACAGCTGAAATCAGAACTGATTGAAGGGGATACGCACCGACAGGATCGAGTCGCCAGCTCGCGGAGCGGTCTGGCTTGGACCGGCGTAAGGCAAAGTTGATCTTTGTGCGCGTGGGATAGTTGCCGAAGATGGCGGAACGCTCGCGACCTCCCTCAAGTACTGGGGCGGTTGGGACGTATTCtggctcctccttggcgatTTTACGCAGATACGCGCCGGGGTCATTCGCCGAACCGGATGACgaggcgccggcgcgcgcgatcCCGTTTCTTATATGCTCGAGACGATCAATACGGCCTAGGACGAGGTTGGTTGGCCGCATGAGAATGAGCGTACTTTGATCAGTAAACTTGGCCGAAGGAAATACGTCATGCTCAAAAACAGCTTGGACAGAGCGACGCAACTGAATAGCCGGGATTTGATCCCGTCGCCGCACCTTGAGCAATGGCTGATCAGTTAGAACGTCCCAATGGGACATTGATACCCCACAGCATCGcactctctccctcctACATAACCCACCCCCGCCCGCGGACATTatggcggcgacggggtGAGTTCTTCCCGTGACCCAGCTGACAGAAGGGGATACGACGGCGTCTGgatgcgccgcgcgcgccaaaCCGACGAGTGGCTCGCTGGTGAGTGTCGAACG contains these protein-coding regions:
- a CDS encoding uncharacterized protein (Prefoldin subunit), with amino-acid sequence MSSATYTAQIQNSLMPAIVRVREDIAEVDRDIRDYEQVARRLEKMVDKPHAGPAQLGAGVWVDTVVPSNTAVTLDLGLDVHIDLPPPAAAEYASRRAVVLKKKREALVRREERLMWQVDQFEGAVREAQEREAKST
- the NUXM gene encoding uncharacterized protein (C-terminal of NADH-ubiquinone oxidoreductase 21 kDa subunit); protein product: MPVKQLEAPYPVIDVDPHFRRVVGYMRPNDFLLWGGVTASGPILIRLWERMDPTKSTHGIRHAARFAGCMGFAAGFMLAYQNSSFRFLGLKENKREQEMDFEELSALAKAGKPLYGETDLSPYLQGMAARNSTYSQFKLQTIPWFNLVNHNDHGVDTSKYYNSK
- a CDS encoding uncharacterized protein (RING-like zinc finger), which codes for MGANQSHHARQPEEDRRPTLRRRISTFLRRDQENQNASKRERSNSAQNSLNSPGPKRRRVDGDDEQDGDDHMSEPVAGPSRLPANPSVPFPRTMPSSGISTPASPDTPASPATDEMLSDRLRSVSTIRDGLGPDWTPQSGLMSRFRRRDSPAVSTAASTSSVAPPAATIPARTLSHRLSAIMGFAAPERSPPSTSIPSSSSPQPHTPANEASPPPEDEGRIPVGAVLVIQGLAQTHANLDETGGPNPQVDLTSLDQQARMIGNLLTVAAAATATTLLSPESLSTQPSRSTAQTAMQTIIERLRPQRNSRNHQSVEAALGEYLRTVLRDNRRFAEAVAGDTPNAANVPAEFQDFLHMLQEDLIDAVRAYAVPDAAGDDEEDVDEDAEVPAAAIPPSTVEEASSGPSSATDLDTEATPTTTAPASISTATTQPVSPTIPTFHRQRGQNLPGTVRRLGVSGGADGTPRRLNFFRAHLFPTVHVDGSVATPNLSEEQEEAIVPSIFVGVRSIAHSPNMTTEDLVAHPSFPFMDGQVPEDAAAGTTATDSSSATSPVAEAHSLPEDDHDFDRDLEQELASAAAASSSGDVDRPRRSLRSRVLERLGASRREPRASPPLNTYLIYVIGGNYPRSHPVLSIPSLVSGGPLTAEDLQLLSELLGPAKPPTVTQEEIEASGLKVIKADTLTQAVQDGEVLDASTERCMVCLCDYEDDDVCRVLKCRHAFHMPCVDQWLTSGRNSCPTCRTDAVDKNAVPPPPEVEDADAVA
- a CDS encoding uncharacterized protein (Amidohydrolase family); translation: MTTNPSILIKNGTVVNGEEGAQPYAADILVVDGVIDKIGVPGFITADAKVIDATGLYVSPGFIDMHAHSDLYLLSHPVHAPKITQGVTTEVVGQDGISYAPVQTTEQMDAIRAQIAGWNGNPSDEECATTLKGVGMFAWRTLGEYLDTLDRNRTATNVAMLVPQGNLRLLAVGLYDDVATPEQIAEQIRLLKAAMADGAVGMSSGLTYTPGMYASTSELGALCRALAEYPGAYYAPHHRSYGAKAIEAYAEMIGLGEETGCPVHLTHATLNFAENKGRAPELLAMVDTARKSADITLDTYPYLPGCTTLAALLPSWASAGGPVETLKRLEDAVTREKIRIAVEVTGCDGGHGIPTNWDEIEIGSTIHPDLDGWAGRRVGEVAGSLVRAPIEIFFEILRKDKLATSCLMHIGNEENVQAIMQHPVHMGGSDAILHGKSLHPRAWGTFPRYLGHYSRDLGLIPLPEMVAHLTSRPAKRLGVFPSRGVVREGSAADLVLFDPAVVKDMSTHAEPCLPAIGVQYVFVNGVCALAEGKPTGARAGHTLRRRADGTVTPRGV
- a CDS encoding uncharacterized protein (N-glycosylation protein); this encodes MSTITPIDLNTANGGSPVASSPQLKAQVRANGAYNGNTARSPAAVQHPTLQPAAHIESRSPSQSPRTLQRLSPEASLKPLSQLAATNPALSANPRTKAPQRGATIPPVQQRPTPSYYNLPNTGSSSGASSGSSRTVRAGARKRAGSNPRPPSSTSSEDTETDGDSDSTLMPGRMRHQHSKSQPDLTALRSRLAESWANQQQEERRLREEAQAHSLLSRRRSHGRNTPPIRPIPLAAAHPHAHSHRQSSTGFASALPQSALGLRHSPRASTVALSQLTPISSSPRTESSADDSPWSLRGITLPHGGMTGSEDADDDLESTDSPSSGSLSFSPKLRRRQRQNDKRAGSGSSGGPGPVLGLFLEPNSADERGLQSLVDLRPESIEARLRRSSLLNFRLLAVVPALWGISVLTHALITGALWHDVWPWGVDMSRESVERLVQGLHVYEGIERPVHRGDMALAIAWAVVTAHFCFCLTTGLTHRWRSYYSLPSTVTRLVSLQCLCWPATYTTLWVLGPRRPLLAWVVIGVTTGWSRTVQMWVTSNVVVDDDGGDVTPGPRRSPPLRPPPPPSHVTGWRKFTYGRRWDWDAVAREVGWKVGALLLVTCAWLFWRVDGIPTFGNV